Genomic DNA from Macadamia integrifolia cultivar HAES 741 chromosome 6, SCU_Mint_v3, whole genome shotgun sequence:
CTCTAGCCCTAAGATACCTATTTGCAGCCTCCAAAAACATTGACTCGTCAAGGCCACCCTAGATGTTCTCCAGCATATGATGAGGTACTTCACACAACTAGCGATCCCGTAAAATCCGAAGCCTCAAAGGATCAGGTGTCAATTTGGGAGCGGATCCTTTTATCGATGATTGTAATATTGGTGGAGTTAGACTTGTAGGAGCATTTCATTTGGACAATGGAGTCGGCAGAGTCGATGAGATCGTGGTACCTATTGCGGACGAGTTGTCGagctcttctttcttctcgtCAATCTCTTTCTTCGCATCCTTCTCCACATTGCGGATTTCGGAGATGGGTTTTGTTTGGAACAGAGATTCGACATCTCTGAAGCCGGCTACTGCTGCACCTTCACTGCACCTCGAAGATATTCTCATGGTGGATCCACGAATTTTTATCCCAGTGTACTACCGTTGCAGCGGTTGGAGAGGAAGGAACACCTGGATACATTGGGCCTCACCTGATTTTGTTAGGGTTTGAAATGGAACAGATTGTTATTATCAAACACCTTGTTtccatttctggaaacaaaaatgaCAATTACCGTTTCtgatgtttcttgaaacagaaacgatagaaacgttatcaaacgggcccttgatCTCCGTATAATTTTGTATGAAGAATCAATCACCAGGTCAACTCAAATTCAACATGTTTCATGCCTATGAGAGGGAATCAGGAAAGTAGGGGAAAAAATGCACCAaattttttgggttaaaaaaaaaaaaacaaacaaacaaaccattacccagtgcacaaaggcttcccgcACTTAAACAGGGTTCTAGGAGGATATATAGGTAGACAACCTTACCCCCTTTACAGAGAGGCTAGCTCCCAGGATTCGAACCCGCACCACTGCGTAGGCAGAAAGAGCCCTTTGCTCCAAGCAACGACCCCTTTAGGGtcaaccctctttttttttttttttttttttttttaaaaactagaAAGGAAATGAAGGATCGCACTTGTCAATAAATCACCTAATTAttatcaaaatgaaaaatgatggaTCACACAATGAAATACGGGGAGCAATGCTACCTTCTCAACAATACAAAATGGATGAATATTTACATTCTAGTCATCAATGACTTAAGaatcaaattataaaaaaacaaaaaacaaaaaaaaaaaaacaaaaacaaaaacaaaacaatgaaaTTCCTGAAAATTTCAGAGTTGTTGAGAAGGTATGAAACATTACACATTGGAATGCACCAAGTCTAGCTTTTGGAACACCAACCAATGAACGGTTACCGCACAGAAATTGCATTTACAATAATGGCTATGAAACCCAACCAATGTAGAAATGGTAACAAAAAAGTCGCATTTACAACAATGGCTTTGAAACGCAACAGTTGAGACTGCCAATCACTATATCACTCAATAACCACTCAGCTTAAGCAACTTACCATCAGCTGAGTGGTTCACTGATCTCTAGGAGCTCATTACAGAGCCCAGTGAAAACAACTGAATCTGTCTCTATGGGTCTGAACTTTACAAGAGCTGTTGGTACCAAGTCCTCTTCGTCTAGTGTTGGAGCCTTACCTCCAGCAACAGGAAACTGTGGGATCACCCGCCGTTTGGAAAGTACTGGATGCAATAGTTCAAATTCCAAACTGGGTTCTTTAAGTGCTGAGCTGACAAACTAAGAGAAATAGGAAGAAAATAAGTATGCTATGTCTATTCGCACATATACAGATCAACAGTGTTAAAGAAAGGAACAACAGATCAGTAGAGTTTTTTATTCCTCGttcaagaaaaattcaatataaTGTTCGTTGCAAAATGGAGTTCagttaaataaacaaatatatcACTAATGCATCTCCCCGACacaccacccccccaccccaaaaaaaaaaaaaaaaaaaggcaataagTACAGAGATGATTCATATGGATCAGAAGTTCATGTATCCAGGATAGAGAGGGAACTAAGACTTTGGCCTCGGAGCTTAAGAGAGTTTTAAGTCAGTgcagcatatatatatatatataggtgtaAGGACGACCAAGTAGTTGAGATAATCTATATGCCTTCAAAGGATCAATCATTATTTATACGAAAGAAAGGGTCAAGCATTTACATCATTCCTAAGCCTACTCTTCAAAAGTCATTTTCAAAAGCACTCTTAACAAGCTCAACATGATCAGCATTCATATACCAGGTTGGATGGAACCTTGTAAGAATCATTGGTTATCAAGCAGCAATATTCTACCTAAACTTTTCATATGATAGGTGTCAATTCCCTTTTCTTTCAGCCCACCTATTTTTCTGTTGTTATAGGCCACTTCAGTGTTTCTCCATTCTCCCGATGAGTGCTAATTCAGGTTTTTTACTTTTccaatatttgtattttttctcATTATTGATGGAAAATGTCATTATGTAAATTGGAGTCATTGGACTGAATACATTGGTGGGCAAGTGCATGGCTGGCAACTTTATTTTTCCATGAATTAGATTCTGCACCCACACcaaaagggtgtacccagtgctggggagggtcataatgtacacagcttTACCCCCGCTTCACGAAGAAGCTCTTTCATGACTGAACCcacgaccactaggtcgcaatggagcaaccttaccggtTCACAAAGGCCCACCCTCTTATTTTACATCCACACTAAACCTAAAAAATTAGACGTGTTTTCTTCTCACCTCTTCATTTGATCACTACAAggattattctttttccttttgtaatGAAGTGAAAAAATTTACTGGGCAAAAGCTGTACATCTATCACGAGATATGCAAGAACATACAAAATGTACATCCAAAATATCAGAAACTGATCCTCCAGGGGCCTACATAAAATTCAATCACTACACACTTAAATATGGCCCTATCGATATAACCTTTTTCCTCTGCTACTGGGTTTCCACTTCCAAGTCATCAAGAAAATGAGGTTTTCTCCTCGTTACATAGAACTTTATCTTTATCAATTCGATGTGCTAGCTTCCACGGGTTCTTATTGTAAACCATAATCTGCACTTGTCTTTCTCCCTTCCCTCAGACCACCCAATGCCTGTAAAATGAAATCCCTATCTCATACAACATCATGATATTTGGTATGTCTTCTATAAATCCTTAACTGTTTGCTCATGTACTAGTTCTACACATATGTAGGGGGGGAGGGAAACTTTAATCCTGGAGAAAGAGAGATCCATCTATAAATGAAGTTGAGGAGTTCTAGGGCGTTTGCTGATTGAGTAGACTCTTGTCAGAGGGGAAATTAAGATAAGACGGGTCAAGCAGGTAGCAATGCCCAAGTCTAGACTCAAGACTGTGCACAAGTAGAGAGTTTTAGGAGGTGGAGGGGGAAGGCTTATATAAAGTAGAAACTCTAAGGCCACTATTACAGACTATCTCCCACGAGAGGAGAGTAGAATATATTAATTAAAGGggagaggttaaaaaaaaaaaaaaggaattctaCAGTGATTAGCTCAATTAGACATGTATACAAGCTAATTAATATATTCTTCTCATCAGGGTGAATTTAtgtaagattaaaaaaaaatccttgacgGGTAAAGGTaatcttagagagagagaattgatgtATTCCTATGACTACACACTTGGTTAGTACAAATAACCCTCTAGCTTGTTGATTTAGAAGTCCTAGAGATATAACTTATAACTcattcttccctttcctctttCCATTATAAAGCACAATAGCAGAAGGCAAAACCGGACTTATAGAGGATTGTAGGAGAGGAGATGGCATAATTGAAGGGCCATATCCTGGTGCAAGTCACTTTTATGGGGACCAGGAGGGGCTAACTGAAGTTGGTCCTAAACTATGGCATTTCTTGTACAAAGTGGCCACCCTCAGATTCAAACTACTTTTTCAAGCTGGCAGCATAATGGATTGTATAATTACATCCACAAATAATTGCATCTTCTGCTTGGTACCGAGAAACTTAGATATTTGAGGGGCACCATTCTATGAGCCGATATGTCCTCTACCATACATATTTGAGGGGCACCAATCTCAAGAAGAATGAAGCATTTAGCATGAACACAACAGTGTCTAGTTACCATGCTAGTTAGCATGGAAGATCACGTTAATAGCATATCCCTATATCTAATTACCATATGCCTGGTGAGGAAACAACTTGAGAAATCATGACATGGCGTTAACTACTAAGAGGACATAATCACTTAGTTGATTGAAATATGTTAGCAGAACCAGGGAAGTAATATATCTAGAGCTCAAGCCCTGGAAATGATGAATTGAACCATCACTGGGAAGTATGTAGAAGGTTTCCAGGAAAAATCAGAAGCAATATGAAGAATGaaataaaagggagagaggTCAATATTCAATCATGGCATACTTGGAAGAAAAGTTGGATCACAAAATTTTAAACTATTCCATATCTCATAGGAAGTAGACATGTtacaaatcaagattccaaagtAGTGTTCACCATACACCATTTTTCTAATTTAACGTAAAGGAAACATCAGTCAAATTTAGACAACCGATATGCTAGGGTGGACCAAAGGAGTGTTCATCATCCATATATTATACTCTTTCTGCTGCTATACCCGTGCCCAAAAATCCCAGGTTAATTAAATGTTTGGACATGGGTAATGCACCCGGggtgacaaccactagtaaATTGAGGCTTCGCGGAGatttaacaataaaaaatataccaGGAGGTGGGACCCACACATTGGAAACACGTTGGGAAAGCCCCACTCAACATAAGGATACATTCCCACATAAAGGGaaccaattcagccttcaccaGTAAACACCTCAAGTGAGATATAGTGGCCAAAATGGGGTTATTTGGCCGTTGGACCTAGGCCCTCGCAcccgtgcacctcaaaccactcCCAATAGTTGGGACCACATATTGGGGTATAGATAAATGTATCCGGACAACCCgaggtgggcccgttagtgccaaACGACGGCTTGACCCGGAAAAGAGTGAAAACTCGTTTTTTTGCCAAATAGTCCTCAAgaaacttaagtggctataaatagaagcCTTAGCCATTCATTCTATTCATTCCTACCAAACTACgagcaagagaagagagaaaggagaagaagaaggaggaggagaagagcaagggaggaagaggaagagaggagcaAGGGGGAGCACCCATCTAACGTAagatgtctctctctctctctaccttctaAGTAGTcatctctctttcctttccattttcATTCTCCATTAAACTAATGGAGATCTCCCCAACCGAACCTACCCACTTACCTAATGTATAAATTGATTGGGGGATTTGATGTTAGGGACTTGTCTTAGCAAGATCTATGGTTCAATTTGAACCCATGAACCCTCTCTAGTGAAATCCCCATTTCAAACCCCAATTtgggcaacacaaaacctagaaatggggaAATTTCCTAAAACTCACCTTCTCACTTGTCAAGactacaaattgggagagggGTTTAGTGTAAGGACCTATCCTAACAAGATTGACGGATCAATTTGAGTCCATAAGCCCTCCCTagtaaaatccccaatttgggtaactaaaccctagaaatggtggGTTTTGCCCAAACCCTCTATACCCCACCATTCAAACCAAAAATTGGGttggaaaaaatgaaattaaatatatgtatagtggattggggtgaccatgtaagccattggtggtcaccacATACACCCTCAACCGAAATTCCCTAATTTAGCTTAGTCGCGACTAGAACTTTggagaaatttgggtgcatGTGTAAACCTATCTTAACTAATCCTTTAATTACACTTAAACTAAGCTAATTGAGATGGGTGAACATCCCCCACATATAAATTAGCCCTATAGTtataaaaaccccaaatcgagaacaatttcaaagaaaagggGAGTAGGAAATGAAACTAGAATATGTGCCTAGGGTCTCATTACCTTATGATTTGTTTCCTTAAAAATCTTATGTATCACAGGAGTAGAACCAAGAGGTAACGAGACAACGCAACGCGAGGCCAACAACTGTCCATCATCACCTaggactcgaggtgaggggattttgtgtgtttaCATGAATTtgttgcatcataatgcatatgtggatgaattatgtcaatttgcatattattatcttGTTCCTTGTggaaagtgttgatgtggcatgagattgtgttgtgcatgtgtgtgtgtgtgtgtgtgtgtgtgagagagattgggatgcagggtggccaacggttggtgccagcggcactgcatgctcagggtgaatgtgtgtgtgtgagactggggtgcagggtggccaacagttggtgccggcggcactgcatgctcaggatgagtgtgtgtgtgtgtgtgtgactcgggtgcagggtggccaacggttggtgccgatgGCACTACATGCCTAGGGTGGGTCTGTGTGTGAATGTGATTGAAATGTATTATGGCATATCAGAATgaattgggctaggataaccaccatGGTGCTACGACCCTTGCCAATgggggtttatgtattggctaaCCCTTTCGTCCGATAGTCCgaggttggggacgattttcggTGACTGAAGTGTGCAGATGCCAACATCGTAACAAACCCTCATGCTATGTTGGATTCGGTGATGAgcataccctacatgcgatgttggattcaatgtagtggtattatgggagggttattaataagGGTTTATCGGGTACCGAAGTAGCCATGTAgggaccatagttagcaaattcggattagggaattattcgggcggagaattattcggaataattcgattgattaatatAAGAATtcagtcaaaaaagcggtcaaaaaagcttattgggttttttttttattgttttttattttattttatttttttaataatgtttaagtggaccgaataattcggtttaattcggattcggtccgaattattcgcgttttatattcacttttgaaaaaatcgcgaattttaccgaattttatttttaatttggattcggtctgaatttttgataaaattcggaaaaattcggttcggccgaataattggcgaattattcggccgaattgataacactggtagGGACCAGTATGCTCCTGActcacaactagcttgtatcattGGGGACTAATAACGTATATTCATAactggggataccacctatgttgcagtagcacttataccccttcGGACTTAAAAACTATTGGTTAGAATTATTTGATAATAattggatcatgtcattgcattcatataattgcattcatattgatgtgatTGGGCATGGatatttatattattgcattttcttggattgttatgattgcttgtgtgtgttacccctcactaGGTTTCGTGGAAACTCACCCTATTTGTTGtaccctttttagatggtggaaccagtgCAGAGGTAGGCTTAGGACTTCGGTAGCAATGGTAAGGCTTGTGTCTGTGAGACACCGTGTTGAGGGACATCACTTCTtcattttcagttatttatctttatgtattatttataatcTTGTAATACCTAAGATCGGAATTCAAATGAATTTTGGTATATGGTAATTATCATTTAGTGAATCACCAGTAGTAGAGTAAAGTTTACAAATCTTATacgtgtactctgattttagttgtgattttggggcatttacggattggggtactgtatctgtgatcctggagggttaggctaaCTGGATATGGGTATCCaatgccgcataccttggcgtagaggaggcagggtgtgacctCTGCAAAATTCCAACTAAAGTTCATAATGTTACTAAAGCAAAGTAGATTGATATAAGAGAGCTGATTGTCAATCAgaaccagtgttatcaattcggccgaataattcgtgaattattcggctggaccgaatttttccgaattttatcaaaaattctgaccgaatccgaattaaaaataaaattcggtaaaattcgcgattttttcaaaagtgaatataaaacgcgaataattcggaccgaatctgaattaaaccgaattattcggtccacttaaacagtatttttttttttttttttttttttaaaccaaaaaaaaccaataagcttttttgaccgaatccttaaattaatcaatcgaattattccgaattattcccgaatccgaatttgctaactatgatcagAACCAAGAAAACCAGTTACTTCCATCAGATCTATTAATATAGCAGTCCAGCATGTTTTGTACCATTTATAATAGTTATGAAATCTCAATTATTTGAGTTTAGATCTACAAGAAAGAGTCATGAAGGAGCAAAAATGAACATTTTCTGGGAAGTAGATGAGGACCACTGACCTCATAAAGCGCTGTAGTTGTCTCCCATGGGGAAAAGACACCTTGGAGCACTACTTCATCAGGAAACTGGATCCGGATAACAGCATTTTTGAATCGCCTCCTTGCAGTTTTCACCTGCTTCTCCTTATACGACTTAGGAATAAGCAGCTGAGATTCtgctatctttttcttcttcatctcagCTTCTCTTCTCAGCTCTTCAGCAGAGAGGTTGTAGAATGACTCTGGCAGATCAATTTTCCTTGCTATGCTTTCAGGAACAGAAAAGAAGACTCGAATCTAGAAAGAGTACAAACTTAAAAACTGTCAGAGGCATCAAATTAATAGAATAAATTACAGCCTGAAAACTCCTAAATTTTAGGATACATATAACATCAGCATACAAGAACCTATGGAATACAGAAAGCCAGATGGCATAGAGATCAAAAGAAAAGACAGTTCTTTATTTTGGGAGAATGGggtggagggagaaaaagaaataacCATACAGAAAATTTTACATAAACTTGAAAATATGTGCAAAAACGATGATAATAATATCAACCAGAAAAGAAATAGTGTGAGAAGAAACTGATAGAATCTGATCAATACCCAATTCAAAGCAGTATTATTGGTAATTGATCTTTGTACtttgaaaactaaaaaattaaaatacataTCAGAATTTTGGAGCTAGGTGGCAAGAAATTATGAATCAGGGATTTCCTCACAATGTATTGTGACTCGAATTAATAGTAAATTGCACCAAGGGAGCAATGAAAATCCTGTAACAAACTTCTAAAGTATTAACATACCTGTCTGTCGATTTTCTTTGGCTCCACTGGACCTTCTACCTCAGTTGATGCTACTACAGGTACGTCTTCTGTCTTCCGCTGCTCCAGTAACAATATGGACTCTTTCATTAAAGATATCTGATCCTCCGAAGGTTCTTGCATAACTGCCCACATTTCTCCACCTTCTTCTTGGAGCCTAAATCCAACATACTCCAGCAACTCAATACCTCCTGCCACTGCACCAACAGCCTCCCTAATCTTTGGATTGCTCATCCGAATTCTTCGGAACTTGGCATTATTCGGTTCTTTGATAATATTCCGTAAAAGCTTAAGAAGAACTTCCACCGACCCTTCTGAGGGCCCTCCAGAAAGAAAAGCCCCAACACGATCCGCCAATTCATTCCAAGCCCCTGCATTGGACCCATTCGTTGACGATTCTTCAACAACATCAGCGTTGGAAACCTTGTCACTGACGCAGCTATCGATGTGTAAAGACACATCCTCTTCGGACCTGAAAGATTTATTGCAAACTGGGCACTCGAAAACCTTAAAAGTATACCCATTCTGAGAACGTTTTCCCGAGGTGACTAAAGACTCGAAAGGATCAAAACCATTTGCCGCTCTTTGATCTGAATTGAGAACATTTTGCCGAATAGGCCCGTTCTTCAGCTTCTGATCGGTACGAGAATCGGTCTGTGGTATCTGTGGCTTCGGCTTTGGATTCGATACAGGTGGGTTTTGTCTTGAGTCTGTGATCTGGGTTGGGCGAGCAAGAATCGAGTTAGAGGGACCAGAGGAAGAAGATCCCAAGACTCTCCCTTCGCCTTTGAATTTACCAGAAGACGATGATGAGAAGGGATTATTCACCTTCTTCATAAAACCCTTGACTTTATCCTTCACATCATCCATGCCTGAGCTAGAAGGAGCAGAGAGAGACCAAAGGACGAATCAAAAGATGCAGGAAGCTGACCAAAAATCGGAACAGTTGATCTTTTTCTGTTCTTGAAGTGGCGTTGAACAATCACTGAAAAAGGAGAAAGGTCAACTGGGGAATGGAAGAAAGCTGTGATTGAATTATTAGGGTTTCTGTAAATTTTCAGGTCACATGAGGCCTTGGAAATCTGAAAATTCTACTAGAAAATCAGTCCCAACACGGTGAATTTTGTCTGAAATCTGAACTATTTATCAAATTATCAAGGAATTTGATTGGCAGTTAGGTAGGATTTAAAAATGGTTACAGAAAATTCATTCCGGGAAGATAGTGGCGATCCCTTGTTCGCACTTGCCAATGCAAAGTAGAAAACGAAAACCGACTTGTAAGTTGTATCCCAACGTCGTGTGGACAGACGATAATCAATGATTATTCGACACGTTAGAAAATAATCTCCAAATGATGCTCGGGCGATTTCCGATCGGATTTATTCCGGTCCAGCAGAACGCGTTTTTTTCCTTCTGGAACGCACATCTGATTCCCACCATGCGTGAGAGTGCTAGACAACCTGTGCGTGCGTATAGTTGTCGATAGGCCCTACCTGTATGGGGCAGTTAAAGTTTGAGACTGATTCAATCAATTACTAAACATGAGTTACATGACAGAGTAAAATAAGTTAGCCCGCACCAATAGCCCGACCTGTACAGATGAAATTTGAGACTGGTTCAATCAACTACTAAtgctaaggctgtgtttggtatgcatttctATTATGAGAATGTGTATTTTCATTCTAGTATTACAGAATGTATTCTTAACTGACTGAGAATattgtttggataaaatgtttgtttaaaatgcattttttttttttatgttagaaTGCCCatacattttatcaaacacttcaTGGGCAGAATCTCCTCGGTGAAAATCCTAGACAACATTATATCAATAattcacaaataaaaatataaaatgttgAATGATTTCTTAGATAGTATTGCTTGAATCGATCCCTCAAGTCCTAAGATATGGTAAAAACCCTCTTTGCCTTCATGTCGACATTCGTCAGAGTTCCTTGGGAGAAGTggtttctagagagagagaaagaaaagtagttTAAAAAGGATGAGACGCTATTCTTTGTGAGCCTTTCATAAGATTATTGGCAGGGCTATTTTCATTGGATTGTGCTGAGAGTTGGATAATGCAGAATGGGCTGCAATCTTGACGTGTTCTAtaattttgagaatggaatgcttaccaaacaatgtttttaGTAGTCCATAATGTATTCTTGGTCCATAATGCATAACAAACACAACAATATGATAGAATCAATAGTAGGATTTAGCTTTTGCTCTTTGAACAAAATTTCATTTAGTTATTAATAGAGACAGTGTAAATTACACCTCATTTAGAACTTGatacattattttttattgtctttATCATATTTCATAAAGTCTTAAATTTAAGGGTATAAAAGAGTTTTCGAAAATAATTTGAGAGTGACTTATTATTATGTCATTATGAGAAGATGTAATtgttttacatatttttcaagtaaatatgtaaaatgacagcatttaccttcattgaaaaataaaatattttatttctaccaaaagaaaaatatattttatattaaaataataaaaaaataacattataaattatttgacaccttaaaaaaatatcatttcgagagttacattttttttttttttttatattctatttATAGAGAGGAGATAGAAGGTGGGCAACATGTATAGAAATATACATTCCATCAGTTTTCTTTAATATGATACTTCATAATTCTTATACCCTCTTTATGTAGCTACCCACTTGTTGGCTATTGGTGTTGATTATGGCAGTACATGCCTTTTTAGTGCCTAATCTGCACTAATACTCtcct
This window encodes:
- the LOC122082557 gene encoding plant UBX domain-containing protein 2-like yields the protein MDDVKDKVKGFMKKVNNPFSSSSSGKFKGEGRVLGSSSSGPSNSILARPTQITDSRQNPPVSNPKPKPQIPQTDSRTDQKLKNGPIRQNVLNSDQRAANGFDPFESLVTSGKRSQNGYTFKVFECPVCNKSFRSEEDVSLHIDSCVSDKVSNADVVEESSTNGSNAGAWNELADRVGAFLSGGPSEGSVEVLLKLLRNIIKEPNNAKFRRIRMSNPKIREAVGAVAGGIELLEYVGFRLQEEGGEMWAVMQEPSEDQISLMKESILLLEQRKTEDVPVVASTEVEGPVEPKKIDRQIRVFFSVPESIARKIDLPESFYNLSAEELRREAEMKKKKIAESQLLIPKSYKEKQVKTARRRFKNAVIRIQFPDEVVLQGVFSPWETTTALYEFVSSALKEPSLEFELLHPVLSKRRVIPQFPVAGGKAPTLDEEDLVPTALVKFRPIETDSVVFTGLCNELLEISEPLS